AACGCGTAGCTGTAGCCCGCGCGTTGGTGAATCATCCGTCTATTTTGCTGGCGGATGAGCCGACCGGTAACCTCGATTCGAAGATTTCGGAGGAAATAATGAAACTCTTTGCTGAAATTCATAAACTGGGAAATACCATTATTCTGGTTACCCACGAAGAAGATATTGCCCGGCACGCACATCGCATTATCAAACTCAAGGATGGTGAGGTTGAAGCCGATTACCGTAACAGTAACCCGATTTATTAACGCTAAATCTTTTTCAAATGAGTGTATATACCCGCACCGGAGATGACGGAACTACCGGACTGATTGGTGGCTCGCGAGTTCCCAAGTCTGATTTACGGCTCGAAGCTTATGGAACGGTTGATGAACTGAACTCATGGATTGGTTTGATTCGTTCGCAGGATATCATGCAATCCGATAAAGGGGAACTTATTCAGATTCAGAATAAATTATTCGTAATAGGGGCCCGGTTAGCCACCGATACCGATCGCGTCGATAACAAGGAGCATCTTCCGTGTTGCGACGATGATGTTAAACAGTTGGAAAAAGAGATGGATAAGATTCTGGCTGAGCTTCCGGCGCTGACTCATTTCATCCTTCCCGGTGGAAATAATCCGGTTTCGTACTGTCACCTGGCGCGCACAGTTTGCCGCAGAGCTGAACGAAATGTCTATAAATTGTCGCAAAATGTCGACATACCGCACGAAATAATTAAATATTTGAACCGTTTGTCAGATTACCTGTTTGTCTTATCCCGGAAGGTATCGTATGATACAGGGGCGGATGAAATTGCCTGGAAAGCCTAAAAAAAGATTGAAAATTAGGCATTAAGTTTTAAAAAAAAATGCTTATAATCGCAGAAAAAGCAAAATATAATATAATTAAATAATATTATGTACTGGACATTGGAACTAGCTTCAAAATTAGAGGATGCT
This Prolixibacter sp. NT017 DNA region includes the following protein-coding sequences:
- a CDS encoding cob(I)yrinic acid a,c-diamide adenosyltransferase codes for the protein MSVYTRTGDDGTTGLIGGSRVPKSDLRLEAYGTVDELNSWIGLIRSQDIMQSDKGELIQIQNKLFVIGARLATDTDRVDNKEHLPCCDDDVKQLEKEMDKILAELPALTHFILPGGNNPVSYCHLARTVCRRAERNVYKLSQNVDIPHEIIKYLNRLSDYLFVLSRKVSYDTGADEIAWKA